CCCACAGAGCTCAGTGGCACAATTCAAGCCCCAGATATTAGGCTGAATATGGGCAGTGATGCTGGTAGAGACCCCTATGCCACTGCCTTCCTTAGACAGCGAGGCTATGGTTGGCTGCTGGAGGTGGAGGAAGATGATGGAGAGGAGAGCAAACCTCTTCTGTAAGTCAAGATCTCTCTTAAAACTGTATTAAAAATCCATTTCAGCATCTATTTGGTTATTGCCAAAGTGTTCCATATCATGAATGTGACAAATTTGTGTAAATTTTACTTTGCCTAATGTAATTGAATATCATTCTGGTGTGCAAATCCATTAATAACACTTAGTAATACTGCTGCCTTGAATATGATGTATGTGTGATTAGAGATGAGCTGGACATTGACTTGAAGGACATCTACTACAAAATCCGCTGCGTGCTTATGCCAATGCCATCATTGGGATACAACAGACAGGTGGTCCGAGATAACCCGGACTTCTGGGGCCCTCTTGCTGTGGTGCTCCTCTTCTCCATGATCTCGATCTATGGACAATTTAGGGTGAGAAAATCATTTGGTGACGGCCTAAATTCAGCCATTCATTTGATCATCTATTTTTACAATATCAGAGAAGACTCCTACAAAtagattgtttatttgtttttttattctcagGTGGTTTCCTGGATCATCACAATCTGGATATTTGGTTCACTAACAATTTTTCTGTTGGCTCGAGTACTTGGCGGTGAGGTAAGTCGAACTGGATTTTAGCCAGTatgtgttttacatttttaaaagtcctAATCAGCTTTGTTTCGAGTAGGTTTCCTACGGTCAAGTTCTCGGAGTGATCGGATATTCCCTTCTTCCACTCATTGTCATATCCCCTTTACTTCTTGTAATTGGAGGTTTTGAGGTGGTTTCTACCTTTATCAAGGTGAGTCCAAAATATTCATATGCTCTCATATCTGGCTAATTCTGATAAACATTTGCAAAAGAGGATTTCATATCAATTAGTATGCCTATTTTATCAACATAATGTCTTTCAGTTTTTCCAGGTGTGCATAAAGTAGCAAAACATTTGATCAAAAAagtaattgttgttttcttcatttttagctGTTTGGAGTCTTCTGGGCTGCTTACAGTGCGGCGTCACTGCTTGTCGGAgatgaatttaaaacaaaaaagcctcTTCTCATATATCCCATTTTGCTTTTGTACATTTACTTCCTATCGCTTTATACCGGCGTCTGACTGGATGAGTTTGAGCTCTGGACTTTTTCATGGACAGTGACACTAATCCCACATTGGAAAAAGAGTCCTTCAATGTTACTTGTGTATATAGTTTCACCTTCATcatgttcaataaaaaaaaatgccccggTTTACAATTTTAACCTTACAATCCTCGTAATATGATGTGCAATAGACTGAAGGGTcccatttacacatttttaaagattGAAATGATACTATAGCAAATAAGGAATTCCGGTTTGCGAATGtggtggaaaatattttttcaattcagaattattttatttggttagaagaatgatttttttcctgtgcATCATTATTATAACTTTTCacaaatttcaaaagaaaatgacaacagttgctgtttttttcccctggagTGTAGATTGTTTATGAAATTACAGCAGGAATAAAATGGTTGTTTATGACAATTCTCAGTAGGTATGTTATGTGAGCGTCATTTAAGTGGATGGGagaatatatatgtttataaacCTCTGGATTATTAGTTACCATTATCAGTCATAGACCCAAATGTATTTGCACTGAGAGACCTATCATTGAGTGGTCGTGAtcaactgccattgacgtcaatagaCGTCTAATCGTTTTTGACAGGGAGTGGTCAAACCTCAGTCAAATTGGGTTTGATGTATAACACTAGTTTTAGTTTTTGGTATCCATGGGAGTATTTccgtcattttaaaataattggaacTCATTTCAGGAAGTATATTTGTAGACTAAAGTGTATTTATGCGACCTTTGAGGGCGTCGGTGGGAAGTTAAAAGTCCCATTGTTCTTAAACGCAACTGCGCTTCCATGCCTGTCATTATGGTTCTACTTTCTAgatcattttgtacattttaatttagaaGACGGTTATTGATCTCAAAATCTAGAGAACTATTGGTCAAAGGTTTGTCACAAACGTCACACGGCGtgatataaaacattttgaacaCGTCAATAGGCGCTCGTGAAGTTATCACCGGGGTCAAGATATGTCCGCCAGTGGATCCATCATTATTTACATCACTTGAATTCACTTTTTAATAAGCGCACTCGGCACAGACATGCAAAACAATGTTAGGCTTATAACTCGCAGGAAAGAACTGATCATGCCGTTCCCGATCCAAAACACGGATGTCTCGCGAGATGCAGCTACAGCTACGCCAGTTTCGTTTGCTATCATGTAAGTGACAGCGTCTATCCGTGACGAGACTTCCTCAACGGCGTTGGTGAATAGCCGCTGCTGCGCTGACGGGCGGACGGGAAGAAGCCGCAGAAGGGATCAGCAGTGGCAGAGGAGTGACAGTCAGGATCCAGTCCTGTACATTTACTTCTATCGATAGTGTCATCTGTTCGGAGCAAAAGCAAGAAGGGACGGCTAGGGGAAAGCCAGGAAAAATGGCGGCCGCGGCCTCGCCGGGCTCCGGCTCGTCCACCCCCTCGGACTGGATTGTACTCCGAGACGGTTGCCTGCGTTGCGACGAGGAGGGCCTGCGAAGCCTTTCCTACCACCCGGCCCTCAACGCTATTCTAGCAGTCACCAGCAAAGGGGCGATAAAAGTCATTGATGGCACTTCGGGGGCGATCCTTCAGGCCTCTGCGCAGCACGGTAAGTTACCGCAGCTACCGGATCTACCGGGGCTACTACTGGAGCGCTCCGGCCAGCCACGCTCCACTCCGGGGTTCTGATTGTCAACACAACACCAGCTCAGAGTGGGACATCGGCTAACTAAAGATAGCCGCTACTCACAGTTGTTTTGGGGCCTAATGAGATTATTTGATCGCGATCTATACTTCGATCCACACGATGACACGGCGCGTGTATAGCTTTGACAGCACTTAGGAAGAAGGGTTATTTCCGTGCTAGCATTGTTTACCTGATAAATGACTCTTTGTGTCTTCATCTTGATGACATGTCGACCATCAAGGCTAATATTAGCAAGTTGGGTCACCTCGCAAAAGCGCAGTcctatgtgtttttgtttttatcaagAACAAACAACGGATGCAAGTTCTATTTGCATCGTTTTGTACCACCGTGCGCATCGTTTCATAACACCACGATGATCATCAATTAATTGCTGTCATTGGGTACAATTGACgggaaagacgtccaatccatttcaacttggAGGGTTGGCATCTtaccagttcaaatagattggacggcTAAGTAGTGAAAACTGGAGCGATGTTGATCAACACAGTCTTTACATACAATGTTATGCATGAGCAGTTTGGGTTAAAGCATCAGACCAAGTCTGATTGCAATCCTGAACATTTATGTACACAAGTTTGCTAATAAAGTCAAGATTTCttcataaataaaacaagttgCACCTTTATATCTCAATGAATATActgggctgatttttttttgtaaaataagttAATCACACTTTGCTTTTGTGATGTGTGTTCATATTTCAAGAAATCAGGCAGGTCGTTAATTATATAGCACTTTGTTTGCACAAACACATGCTGGACAAAGTGCTTTACATAATAAAATGGAAGCAACAGCAATATTCATGATGTATTTGTTTATAATAAGTACGCACGGTTGATACTTTTTCTGCTCTCCTTAGATGTCTGAATAGCTATCTGTACTTGTCCGTTAAGTTTTTTCATAGAGGCTTTTTTGTTGTGGTTATACTAGCATATCTCTAGAGTAAAATTACATGTTTTttcatatgcatacatattagaaaaaatacatcaagTGAAATGGAGGAGAGAATGTATCCAATGGAAGTCGAAAATAAATACTGGTAaactaaaaaaagaatgcaattttgccaaataaaataatgtatttattagggAGGGTGAATTGTgctttaaggcaataaaacctgtttggttgatttaataCTTTCTAATTTTAACAGAATTAATCTAATGTCAACAAAATATGTAGCACCCCACACATGGAGTACTTTTGTTCTCACTCTTCAACCCTGTGTTAAAATATGCATTCATGCCAGACTCTGAAAATGACCCAGACATAACTTTTTTATTGCcatatatatttacatgcaAAAATACCCCTATTTATGATGAATTTTTCCTATGCTGCTTTTCCAGTTAAACCCGGCGGCCGTGTCAGATGTCAGTACTTTCCTGCTGTGGATAGGGTGCTTTTTGTTGACGACTATGCAGTGGGGTGCAGGAAGGATCTTAATGGGATCCTTCTCCTGGACACAGCCCTCCAACCTCCAGTGACCAAACCTGAAGATCTGGTTCAGATGGAGCTTCCTGTCACTGAGGTAAAAAAACAGGGAAGGAGAGAAAAAGTGACAATCAAAAGTTGGGACCACATGTGGTTTTATGCATGACTTATTACAGTGTTTAGAAAGAGGCTAGTAGATTGttttaatgtcatattttacTAACATGACTGTGGTACCAGCAATTACTCTAAATCCCTTTTCAAAATGATGCTAGCATTGTGTATGTAGCAATTTGCTCTTAGGCGAGGCTTTTCATTCCGGAACAAGATGCACGATTTAGataaatgtcaatggcagccaatgaggaaaGTAAAAACACTTGGGGTTGTCCCTAATTAGAAGAATACTGTTAGCTGTAAACTAAACACTGTGTGAGAAAATGATGTACATGTTAagaatacttgtttttttttcttctcctccagGCTCAACATTTGCTGTCAGCTTGTCAGGAAAAGATCGACGTATCCAACACAAAGGGCTACGATCTCTTTATCGTACAACTAAAAGAAGGCCTGAAGAATACCTCACATGAGACGGCAGCCAACCACAAAGTGGCCAAGGTTGGTGTTACAGCGTCACAGCAGTTTTAGTCTTGCCATTCCAGAATGACCTAATTCCATGGTGGCAATGAAACCATCCAATAGGCACACCTTTTCTACCAGCTGCATTCATGTAGTTCAACAATATTTGATTTACACAGTATATACTACACATATTCTTTAAATTGAGGTTGAAGTAGTCACTCAATTTctgaattttgtatttattcttcTTCCTTTTTAGTGGGCGACAGTAACCTTCCAGCTTCCTCACCATGTGATGAAACTGGTTGCCAGTGCCATTGTTAGTGAGCTCAAGAAGATCAACCAGAACATAGCTGCCTTGTCTGTGGCCTCATCCATCATGGACAGACTCTCCTACCTCTTGTCAAGTGCCCGACCCGAGCTAGGCGTGGGGCCTGGGCGCTCTGTAGATAGGTGAGCATtccccataagaaaaccatTTGGGAGTTCTGgtttgagaagaaaaacaatttatGCATAGACAAGCaatcatccattttttatgCATCCTTTTGTCCCTTTTTATAGATCTCTAATGTACAGTGAGGCCAACCGAAGGGAGACGTTTACATCATGGCCACATGTTGGGTATCGGTGGGCTCAGCCTGATCCAATGGCTCAGGCAGGCTTTTACCACCAGGTATGGCAAATTGGCAGTACAGCCATAAGTGGCCAAGCGATTCGTAAACCTTTCTAACCCTGCCTCTCTTTCCATAGCCTGCATCATCAGGGGATGACCGAGCAATGTGTTTCACCTGCAGTGTATGTCTAGTATGTTGGGAACCAACGGATGAGCCATGGTGTGTTCATAGTGTTCATTATACTGTATAGCTTGTAAAGTGGATGATAGTGTGGtaaatttaataatatttttatgttcCCCAGGTCCGAACATGAGCGACATTCCCCTAATTGTCCGTTTGTAAAAGGTGAACACACTCAAAATGTTCCCTTGTCGGTGACACTGGCAACCAGTCCTGCTCAGTTTCCCAACGGTCCTGACGGTTCAGACAAAATTGCCTGCTACGGCTTTGGCAGCTGCCCACAGTTCTTGGCCGTTGCGACAAAGAGGGGCAAGATCTGTATTTGGGATGTTTCCAAAATGATGAAGGTCAGATTACACACCGTCAGCGCTGTACTTTGCCTGAAGAGTTTCAGTCGTAAATGGTTGGCTTGGACTAATGCAAATGTTGTTGTAATCAGGTTCACCTGAAGTTTGACGTTAATCCATATGACCCGGCCATTTTGAGGCAGCTGATTCTGTGTGGTGGTGAGCACAGCCAGCAACCCCTGACGGGGTCTCGGAGACCCACTTTGGCCTGGCTTGAGGAGTCATCCTCTTGCTCAGACCTGCCCAAACTTGAGGGCGATAGGTaagccaaattatttttttccagctaaACAGTGAGTTGAACAATTTAGTATTGTGAAACCCCTGCTGACTTGCAGATGATAATTGGTTATGTATCTGAGAGATTTTGACTTGAGCAGTATTAATTCATCCATTTTGTCATAAGTGACGACCAGTTGGAGGATTCAGACAGCGATGAGCATTCCCGGTCCGAGTCAGTAACAGGTATGAGAATTTGTCTTTGTTATTAAATTTATATCCATCAGCTGGTCCCCTCAATTTTATTAGTTTACGAAAGATCCTGGTACTTTATCAGTAATTAGTTCTTCCGTTACAGGCCATCCGTCCCAATGGGAAAGCATGGATGTGAGCCTAGGCGTGACTGCTGTCAGTGTGCTCCAGCAGCCAGAAAAACTGCAATTGGAAGTGCTGGCTAGCGTGCTGGAGGACACCGTCAAAGATCTGGAGGAACTGGGTGCCAATTCCTCGCTGAATCAAGCCAAGGCCCacaaccatgcaaaaacaaAGGACAAAGTCCCAGAGCACCATAACATTCCTTTCCCCTGCTTGCTCGCTGGAGGGCTGCTTACGTACCGTACGGCGTCGAGCAACTCCACAACCAGAACCCAACCTACGGTTCCATCTTCAATACGCAGGGTGTCTGACAGTCCCTGTAGAACTCAGGGCCCTGAGCCCTTCCAAGCTGGGCCCATTCAGGACCAAGGTCCCATGGAAATAGAAACGTGTAATTCCCAGACTGCTGGCCAGGAACATTGCTTCTCGAACTTGGTAGGTTCTCAGCCTCCAAGTCCTACCTCTGTGTCATCTGTACACAGGACGATACCTGTGCTGTTGCTATACAGTATCAGAGAGACGGATGACAAGACGTCAGGGCAAGTGTTTGCTCAGATGAACAACATCATGAGCAAAGGCCTCCACGACGAGAGCTTCACTCTGCCACAAATAATCGAGATGGAGTTTGACTCCCACGAGCAGCTTCTTCTTCAGGATCCTCCTATCACGTACATTCAACAATTTGCCGACTCTGCAACCAATTTGGCAGGGTTTGATGGTCCAATGGACAAATGGAACTCGTTAGCCGCTGCCACGTCGTCTTCCCCGCCTCGGCCCGGAACGCTTGTACAATGCCTGAGGTTGCCCAAACAGTTGGAAGAGGAGAATCTTTGCGTGAGCTCAATTACACCTTGCTGGGATGGTGTACACCTACTGGTCGGGTTGCAGCCATGCAACGCGGAATCTGTGAGTGCAGCCAACCAAGTAGAAGCCCTGAACAATCTCAATCGTCTGCACTCTGCCCTCTGCAACCAGCAGAAAGGCGATACTCGGCATCCAGTCGCCAATGGAGTGGAAGGCAACCACCAAGAGGACACGCCGCCTCAATCCACCTTCATCCTTGCGTCAGGGGACCAATCACAGTCCTGCCCGAGCGGCGGAGGCTACCTTGCTCTCTATAAACTTAATTATTCTACCCGTTTTGTAACCTTGGATGAGGAACCTGTTAAGGTGCAGCAGATATGCCAGCCTTGTGATGCAATTACCTCCTTCATCCTGCTTCCTCCAGATGTGCTTGATAGCCGGGAGGATGATAGCGAGGAGACTCCAGAGGAGACGCCCTCTGGTTCCAAAAATGGTACAGCTCGCTTTGGAATCGGCTTGGCAGGCTCTGTTTCTGGTTTAACCCGGAGTGCGTGTGGAGCTGCCACTAACAGCGGCGGTGCCACTGCTACCAGTACTTCCAACACTCATAAAGAGACCAAGAAACAAGAAGTGGTTGGATTGGGTCACTTGGTGGTGACAACACAAGGCGGGAATATCATGATTTTGGATTTATCAACGTTGGAGGTTTTGACCAAGGTTGAACCCCCTAAGAAAGAGGGTGCAGCTGAAGAGATAGACCCATTTGTCTCTGTAACTTATTGCTCTGGAACTGACCGTCTTTGTGCCTGCACTAAAGGTAAGCAGAATTTCATTTGCCTGCATTGTTGACCTTGGGGGATACAAATGCCATCCCACAAGCTGCTGATCTAGAAATGCAAAAAGATGAGAgtaattgacatttaaaaaaaaagtgtttgtaaTTTTCTGTAATTGCTTGGTAATACACTGTGGTTGCATTGACGGTGCTAagcatcaaatccattttaacttgaACCTCTCCCAGTACAAATGGAATGGACATCCAGCAATGTTAATGCCaaccaattttatttttaatccagtttactTATGAAAGGTTAACAAACACAACGGTgtccattatttttcatttgattctCTCTCTACAGGTGGAGAGCTTCATTTCCTTCAAATTGGAGGTGTTTGTGACGATGTAGACGATGGAGACATGTTTATTGATGGCCCCATTTCTAAGGGGGCTGAATTGTTGCTGGAGTGGGCCCGGCCTTCATCCAACCCATCT
The nucleotide sequence above comes from Stigmatopora nigra isolate UIUO_SnigA chromosome 12, RoL_Snig_1.1, whole genome shotgun sequence. Encoded proteins:
- the yipf4 gene encoding protein YIPF4 gives rise to the protein MQFSPNNGDFTFVSSTEAQELSGTIQAPDIRLNMGSDAGRDPYATAFLRQRGYGWLLEVEEDDGEESKPLLDELDIDLKDIYYKIRCVLMPMPSLGYNRQVVRDNPDFWGPLAVVLLFSMISIYGQFRVVSWIITIWIFGSLTIFLLARVLGGEVSYGQVLGVIGYSLLPLIVISPLLLVIGGFEVVSTFIKLFGVFWAAYSAASLLVGDEFKTKKPLLIYPILLLYIYFLSLYTGV